The sequence AATTAAGAAAAGAAGTTATTACAGAGGATAAATTTGAGCAACCAATTAAGTACGTTGCTGGTGTTGATATGGGTTTTGAAGCTGATGGAACAATCAGTCGTGCTGCGGTGGCAGTGTTGAGTTTTCCTGATTTACAGCTACAAGAACAAAGTATCGCAAAACGGGAAACGAGCTTTCCTTATATTCCTGGTTTTCTATCATTCCGTGAAATTCCAGCAGTTATAGATGCGCTACAAAAGATAAATAAAACACCAGACATAATCTTATGCGACGGTCAAGGAATTGCCCATCCTCGGCGAATGGGAATTGCTAGTCACCTGGGTGTAATTCTTGATATACCTACGATAGGGGTAGCCAAATCTTGGTTGATAGGTGATTATAAAGAAGTTTCTCAAAAAAAAGGAAGCTGGCAGCCTTTAATACATAAGAATGAAACAATAGGGGCAGTATTACGTACTCGCTCAAACGTAAAACCAGTATACGTTTCTAGCGGTCATCGTATTAGTTTGCCAACAGCAATTGATTACGTATTGCGTTGTACCCCCAAATATCGTTTACCCGAAACTACTAGAATTGCCGATAAATTAGCTTCTAATAGGTAAGAGGTGTTGAGGTGAAGAGGTGGGGAGAGGGAGAAAAAAGGGAATCAAAATTTATAAAACATTTGTATTGCGAGTATCTTGCTTTTTAAAAGTTTCTAATACCCTATTTCGGGTACCCCTTTTCCCTCGCTCAATATCTAATTCGTTTATTTTAAGTTTTTTACAGCATACTTGATTGCTTATGCTGGCTCGTGTTAGGAATCGCACAGATAATGGTTGAAGTTGCTTAGCTAGGGAGAAGCTCACAGCTTATTAATATAATGAATTCACTAACTTTACAGTGGCACGATGCTGGCGAACAAAAAACTCAGATAATTTACGAACAGCAGCCTAGTAAGAATCCTGGAACTGTCCGCCTTGGTAGGGACCCCCAGCGTTGCGATATTGTTTTGAGTCATCCTACGATATCGGGTTTACATGTAGAAATATTTTTTAATTCTCAACAAAAATGCTTTCATATTCGTAATTTGAGACACAAGAATCCTCCTTTAGTGGATGGAAAGCAGTTAGTAGGAGAAGATGCAGTTTTGAATGAAGGCAGTATTCTTTGTTTGGGACAAATGCAGTTAAAAGTTATTAATATCAGCATTCCGCAAGTTAATAGCTTTCCGGCTACTATTTTAGAACCACCAAAAC comes from Rivularia sp. PCC 7116 and encodes:
- the nfi gene encoding deoxyribonuclease V (cleaves DNA at apurinic or apyrimidinic sites), with the protein product MNIKQRHDWNLTTSEAKAIQEELRKEVITEDKFEQPIKYVAGVDMGFEADGTISRAAVAVLSFPDLQLQEQSIAKRETSFPYIPGFLSFREIPAVIDALQKINKTPDIILCDGQGIAHPRRMGIASHLGVILDIPTIGVAKSWLIGDYKEVSQKKGSWQPLIHKNETIGAVLRTRSNVKPVYVSSGHRISLPTAIDYVLRCTPKYRLPETTRIADKLASNR
- a CDS encoding FHA domain-containing protein, encoding MNSLTLQWHDAGEQKTQIIYEQQPSKNPGTVRLGRDPQRCDIVLSHPTISGLHVEIFFNSQQKCFHIRNLRHKNPPLVDGKQLVGEDAVLNEGSILCLGQMQLKVINISIPQVNSFPATILEPPKPGQNSQPVTPAVPRKQPLSTAPLPKGSYGLQCPNCHKVSSIEHIQVGCPWCGTSLAAAVSVLVAPDNNQ